A region of uncultured Desulfobacter sp. DNA encodes the following proteins:
- the clpX gene encoding ATP-dependent Clp protease ATP-binding subunit ClpX, with protein sequence MAKKEDTSDQFFCSFCGKNQKEVKKLIAGPSVYICNECIKLCGEIIEDEEKELAVEPEGAKEFMVPKQIKEQLDSYIIEQDRAKKILSVAVYNHYKRLASRQGKTSNDVEIQKSNILIIGPTGCGKTLLAQTLARFLDVPFAIADATALTEAGYVGEDVENIILSLVQNADYDIEKAQKGIIYIDEIDKISQRGDNPSITRDVSGEGVQQALLKIIEGTIASVPPKGGRKHPQQDYVKVDTSNILFICGGTFTGLEKVVERRLTQKTMGFGAKIADKKDVNIGELLERVKPEDLIKFGLIPEFLGRLPIITSIGELNKSSLVKILTEPKNALVRQYQELFRIEGVSLQFTDEALEAMAKEAVARKSGARGLRAIMEETMMDIMYELPSKKDVVECVVGEEVVLNNEAPILLYEQPKKQA encoded by the coding sequence ATGGCCAAGAAAGAGGATACAAGCGACCAGTTTTTCTGTTCATTCTGCGGTAAAAACCAAAAAGAAGTAAAGAAGCTGATCGCAGGGCCCAGTGTTTATATCTGCAATGAGTGCATCAAGCTATGCGGCGAGATTATAGAAGATGAAGAAAAGGAGCTGGCTGTCGAACCCGAGGGTGCCAAGGAGTTTATGGTGCCAAAGCAGATTAAAGAGCAGCTTGATTCTTATATAATAGAGCAGGATCGTGCAAAAAAAATTCTGTCTGTGGCGGTTTATAATCATTATAAACGGCTGGCTTCGCGTCAGGGGAAAACCAGTAATGACGTAGAGATACAAAAAAGCAATATTCTAATTATCGGTCCCACCGGATGCGGAAAAACGCTTTTGGCCCAGACCCTTGCCCGGTTTCTGGATGTTCCTTTTGCCATTGCCGATGCCACAGCACTGACCGAGGCCGGCTATGTGGGCGAGGATGTTGAGAATATTATTCTATCACTAGTCCAGAATGCTGATTACGACATCGAAAAAGCCCAGAAGGGTATCATCTATATTGATGAGATAGATAAAATTTCCCAGCGGGGGGATAATCCTTCTATAACCAGAGATGTATCCGGAGAAGGGGTTCAGCAGGCACTGCTTAAGATCATTGAGGGAACAATTGCTTCGGTACCTCCCAAAGGAGGGCGGAAACATCCCCAGCAGGATTATGTGAAGGTGGATACTTCAAATATTCTGTTTATCTGCGGTGGTACGTTTACTGGTCTTGAAAAAGTGGTTGAGCGTCGTTTAACCCAGAAAACCATGGGTTTTGGTGCTAAAATCGCAGACAAAAAAGATGTAAATATCGGAGAACTGCTGGAGCGGGTAAAGCCCGAGGATCTGATTAAATTTGGTCTGATTCCTGAGTTCCTGGGGCGTCTGCCCATTATCACTTCCATTGGGGAACTCAATAAATCTTCTTTGGTCAAGATTTTAACCGAACCCAAAAATGCATTGGTCCGGCAGTATCAGGAACTTTTCCGCATAGAAGGCGTGAGTCTGCAGTTTACGGATGAAGCCCTTGAAGCCATGGCCAAGGAGGCGGTTGCCCGAAAATCCGGCGCCAGGGGACTTCGTGCCATTATGGAAGAAACAATGATGGATATCATGTACGAGTTGCCTTCCAAAAAGGATGTGGTCGAATGTGTCGTGGGGGAAGAGGTGGTATTGAATAACGAGGCCCCCATTCTACTTTACGAACAACCCAAAAAGCAGGCTTAA
- the lon gene encoding endopeptidase La produces the protein MISISRFFNPEDGSEKESKTLPLVPLRDMVLFPFVTTSIFVGREKSIRALSQAMGGDKKIFLTTQKDPEVLMPTIQDLFQIGTEARITQLLRLPDGTVKALVEGIDRGRIIRMADQDGFQVVDYVDVPEKPLSEANTEAAIRTVSESFQNYAALSGVVSKSFFKGLDPLEQYPSRYADTIATQLPFKVQDKQKLLECTDIEERFFLLLKLIQKETEVYSMSQKIKGRVKEQMDKLQKRHYLNEQMRAIQKEMGENGQGGEFTDLEKKIKAKRMPKEPAGVVRTELEKLKLMSATSSEATVVRNYIDWLVSLPWYRKKRVKNELSKAEQILDQDHYGLEKPKQRILEYLAVQMLVKKIKGPILCLVGPPGVGKTSLARSVAKATGRSFARISLGGVRDEAEIRGHRRTYVGAMPGKIIQTLKKVGYTNPVFCLDEIDKMTSDFRGDPSSALLEALDPEQNKNFNDHYLEVDYDLSEILFITTANALHEIPAPLRDRMEVIQIPGYTDYEKYQIATGYLIPKQMHENGLQEEDVSFSKSAVQMIIKQYTKEAGVRNLERELSSVIRKIVTEIVRTNTRKKHLVTANMVSKYLGQSKFRKSILEQEDKIGIVTGLAWTQAGGELLTIEAVTMPGKGKVMVTGKLGDVMKESSQAAVSYVRSRSAGLNIREDFYKDTDIHIHVPEGAIPKDGPSAGIAMCTAVVSILTGRPVSRTVAMTGEITLRGRVLPIGGLKEKLLAAHANGIKKVILCEENRKDIIDVPRAIQKQLDIVYVEDMVEVLEHALVG, from the coding sequence ATGATCAGTATTTCCCGCTTTTTCAATCCCGAGGACGGGTCTGAAAAGGAGAGCAAAACACTCCCTCTGGTGCCCCTGAGGGATATGGTCCTCTTCCCTTTTGTTACAACCTCTATATTTGTGGGCAGGGAGAAATCCATCAGGGCGCTTTCCCAGGCAATGGGGGGTGATAAGAAAATTTTTCTTACGACTCAAAAAGATCCTGAAGTCCTGATGCCCACAATCCAGGATCTTTTTCAGATCGGAACCGAGGCCCGGATTACTCAGTTACTGCGTTTGCCCGATGGTACGGTAAAGGCATTGGTTGAAGGTATTGACCGAGGACGCATCATTAGAATGGCGGACCAGGATGGTTTCCAGGTTGTTGATTATGTAGATGTCCCTGAAAAGCCCTTGTCCGAGGCCAATACTGAGGCTGCTATCCGTACGGTTTCTGAATCGTTCCAGAATTATGCGGCCCTTTCCGGAGTGGTCTCCAAAAGTTTTTTCAAGGGGCTTGATCCTCTGGAGCAATACCCGTCACGATATGCCGATACAATTGCAACCCAGTTGCCCTTCAAGGTTCAGGATAAGCAGAAGCTGCTGGAATGTACCGATATCGAGGAACGTTTCTTTCTGCTCTTGAAGTTGATTCAGAAGGAGACGGAAGTCTATTCCATGTCCCAGAAAATCAAGGGGCGGGTCAAAGAGCAGATGGATAAGCTTCAGAAACGCCACTACCTCAATGAGCAAATGCGGGCCATCCAGAAGGAAATGGGCGAGAATGGGCAGGGGGGGGAGTTTACTGATCTTGAGAAAAAGATAAAAGCCAAGCGAATGCCCAAGGAACCCGCAGGTGTTGTGCGTACAGAGCTTGAAAAGCTTAAGCTTATGTCTGCCACCTCCTCGGAAGCAACAGTTGTTAGAAACTATATAGACTGGCTGGTTTCTTTGCCCTGGTACCGGAAAAAACGGGTGAAAAATGAGCTTTCAAAGGCAGAGCAGATTCTGGATCAGGATCATTACGGCTTGGAAAAACCCAAGCAGAGAATCCTTGAGTATCTTGCTGTTCAGATGCTGGTCAAAAAGATAAAGGGGCCTATTCTTTGCCTGGTAGGACCTCCTGGGGTTGGCAAGACGTCCCTTGCCCGATCTGTGGCCAAAGCCACCGGACGTTCGTTTGCCCGGATTTCCTTGGGCGGAGTTCGTGATGAGGCGGAGATTCGCGGTCACCGAAGAACCTATGTCGGCGCCATGCCCGGAAAAATTATCCAGACATTAAAGAAGGTAGGGTATACTAATCCGGTATTTTGTTTGGATGAAATTGATAAAATGACCAGTGATTTCAGAGGAGATCCCTCTTCTGCACTTCTGGAAGCTCTGGACCCTGAGCAAAACAAAAATTTTAACGATCATTATCTTGAGGTCGATTATGATCTGTCTGAAATTTTGTTTATCACCACAGCCAATGCCCTGCATGAAATTCCCGCTCCTCTGAGAGACCGCATGGAAGTGATCCAGATTCCTGGCTATACGGATTATGAAAAATATCAGATTGCCACCGGTTACCTGATTCCTAAGCAGATGCATGAAAACGGACTGCAAGAAGAAGATGTCTCTTTTTCTAAAAGTGCAGTCCAGATGATTATCAAGCAGTACACCAAGGAAGCCGGAGTGAGAAATCTGGAACGTGAGCTTTCTTCTGTTATCAGAAAAATTGTCACGGAAATTGTGCGAACCAATACCCGTAAAAAGCATTTGGTCACAGCAAATATGGTTTCAAAATATCTGGGGCAGTCCAAATTTAGAAAGTCCATTCTGGAGCAGGAAGATAAAATTGGGATTGTTACCGGGCTGGCCTGGACTCAAGCGGGAGGAGAGCTTTTAACCATTGAGGCTGTCACCATGCCGGGCAAGGGGAAGGTTATGGTTACCGGCAAACTTGGCGACGTCATGAAGGAAAGCTCCCAGGCTGCGGTATCCTATGTTCGTTCAAGAAGTGCCGGGTTAAATATCAGGGAAGACTTTTACAAAGACACAGATATTCACATCCATGTGCCCGAAGGTGCCATTCCAAAGGATGGTCCTTCAGCCGGGATTGCCATGTGTACAGCCGTAGTTTCAATTCTTACCGGTCGGCCTGTAAGTCGAACCGTGGCCATGACAGGGGAGATCACTCTTCGCGGGCGCGTACTGCCCATTGGGGGCCTGAAGGAAAAGCTTCTGGCTGCCCATGCCAATGGGATTAAAAAGGTCATTCTTTGTGAGGAAAATAGAAAAGACATCATAGACGTTCCCAGAGCGATTCAAAAGCAGCTTGACATTGTCTATGTGGAAGATATGGTTGAAGTGCTTGAGCATGCCTTGGTAGGATAA
- the rho gene encoding transcription termination factor Rho, with protein MEPVQGYLEIMDKGFGFLRNIEENFQPKPENPYVPNSLIRKLNLREGSFIQGYGDKKSPQNVNIALIRIEAINGLPFDEFIRTPMLQEQVSINPFERYHLAQGPDDLTGKALDLIVPIGMGQRGLIIAPPKSGKTTILRHMANSVVANHPEAKVFVLLVDERPEEVTDFQRGLIEAHVLYSSADQQIGQHMRMTRLAMHTAIRCTEIGQDAVVFIDSLTRMTRAFNIDTDSYGKTMSGGLGANAMEFPRKIFGGARKLENGGSLTIIATILVETGSRMDDVIFQEFKGTGNMDLYLSRECAEQRIWPAININKSGTRKEDLLMTPEEYENMVNIRRNIASLDEVTAMSKFLSLIEDTL; from the coding sequence ATGGAACCTGTTCAGGGATACCTGGAAATCATGGACAAGGGCTTTGGTTTTCTAAGGAACATTGAAGAAAATTTTCAGCCCAAGCCTGAAAATCCCTATGTACCCAACAGCCTGATACGCAAGCTAAACCTCAGGGAAGGCAGCTTTATTCAGGGTTATGGAGATAAAAAGAGCCCTCAGAATGTAAACATTGCTCTTATACGTATTGAGGCCATCAACGGCCTTCCCTTTGACGAATTTATTAGAACACCAATGCTCCAGGAACAGGTCAGCATCAACCCCTTTGAAAGATACCATCTCGCCCAGGGACCGGATGACCTCACAGGAAAAGCCTTAGATCTGATCGTTCCCATCGGCATGGGGCAACGCGGCCTGATTATCGCGCCACCCAAATCTGGTAAAACAACGATTCTAAGACATATGGCCAATTCAGTGGTCGCCAACCATCCTGAGGCTAAAGTATTTGTCCTTCTTGTGGATGAACGCCCCGAAGAGGTTACCGACTTTCAACGGGGGCTGATCGAAGCCCATGTGCTTTATTCTTCGGCAGACCAGCAAATCGGCCAGCACATGAGGATGACCCGTCTTGCCATGCACACAGCCATCAGATGCACGGAAATCGGCCAAGATGCCGTAGTTTTCATAGACTCTTTAACCCGCATGACAAGGGCGTTTAATATCGACACTGATTCATACGGAAAAACCATGAGCGGCGGCCTTGGAGCAAATGCCATGGAATTTCCCAGAAAAATTTTCGGGGGCGCCCGTAAACTTGAAAATGGAGGGTCCCTGACGATCATTGCCACCATTTTGGTGGAAACCGGCAGCCGCATGGATGATGTTATATTTCAGGAATTCAAGGGCACCGGCAACATGGATCTTTACCTGTCCAGGGAGTGCGCCGAACAAAGAATCTGGCCAGCCATCAATATCAACAAATCGGGAACCCGGAAAGAGGATCTTCTCATGACACCTGAAGAGTATGAAAACATGGTGAATATCCGTCGAAATATTGCATCATTGGATGAAGTCACAGCCATGTCAAAATTTCTATCCTTGATCGAAGACACCCTATAG